A genome region from Mesorhizobium sp. WSM2240 includes the following:
- a CDS encoding type VI secretion system tip protein VgrG gives MASNRAAIVKTPVGPTTLTFTHLLGRDEISRCFAFTVGFVSTDPDINPLKMLGGTVSIEGESADPKRWFSGLISEFRLTRIEDRLAYYEAVVRPWLWFLGNTTDCRIFQAMSVIEIVEEIFSKHGSPKMEKRLQGSYQPREYCVQYDETDLDFVQRLLEHEGIMYFFEYADGEHTLILVDAMSKLKPAPGYGTVPYHFEGQGARRDVEYITDWVPGSSVRPGAYAHTDYDFKKPGADLKAQSVQTLSHKLDSGENYRQPGAHLDVGRGDKIAAIRREEIQAPHQRIAAAGTVRGLFSGCTFKLEGFPREDQNQEYLVLSAEYKLFDPGYRSGVETEGENFQVVLGVAPTTLPYRPPRITPRPIMRGPQTATVVGPSGEEIFTDEYARVKVQFHWDRKGKKDQNSSCFVRVSQSWAGSGWGFIQIPRIGQEVIVDFIEGDPDLPIITGRVYNAAQMPPYGLPGSATQSGWKSNSSLGGGGYNELMFEDKAGSELVNFQAQKDHNLLIKNDRTKLVQHDQSDRIDHDAKHSVGHNLDEDVGNNKTVKVGVDQTTNIGSNDAETVGKNRSLTVGSSETISIGSSSTETIGMNHTQTVALLQTITVGAARIDSVGAAEQRSVGGLQSNDIGATRSVSVGLSQSHSVGTSDSWEVGAGQSIEIGADQGIKVGGDQASQIAGGRVAKVGKDAATDIGGAYALNIAKASGVTVGEDSSQKVGKNLLIDAGDQITIKCGRSSIIMKKDGSVEISGKDITVKASGKINAKASSDIVMKGSAIKQN, from the coding sequence ATGGCAAGTAATCGTGCCGCAATCGTCAAGACACCGGTCGGTCCTACGACACTGACCTTCACTCATCTCCTGGGCCGTGATGAAATCAGCCGCTGCTTTGCCTTCACGGTAGGTTTCGTAAGCACCGATCCGGATATCAACCCGCTCAAAATGCTCGGCGGAACGGTCTCGATCGAAGGCGAGTCAGCAGACCCGAAACGCTGGTTCAGCGGCCTCATCTCGGAGTTCCGTCTGACCCGCATCGAAGATAGGCTCGCATATTACGAAGCAGTCGTCCGACCCTGGTTATGGTTCCTTGGAAATACGACCGACTGCCGCATTTTTCAGGCCATGAGCGTCATTGAAATTGTGGAGGAGATTTTTTCAAAGCACGGCTCGCCCAAGATGGAAAAGAGGCTGCAAGGATCCTACCAACCCCGGGAATACTGCGTGCAGTATGACGAGACCGATCTGGATTTTGTGCAACGCTTGCTCGAACATGAAGGCATCATGTATTTCTTCGAGTATGCCGACGGGGAGCACACGCTGATCCTGGTTGACGCGATGAGCAAGCTCAAGCCGGCGCCAGGCTATGGAACGGTGCCGTATCACTTCGAGGGGCAGGGCGCGCGGCGTGACGTCGAATACATCACCGATTGGGTGCCGGGAAGTTCCGTGAGGCCTGGAGCCTATGCTCACACCGACTATGACTTCAAGAAGCCAGGCGCAGACCTGAAGGCGCAATCGGTCCAGACGCTCAGTCACAAGCTGGATTCCGGCGAGAATTATCGCCAACCCGGCGCGCATCTGGATGTCGGCCGCGGCGACAAGATTGCTGCGATCAGGCGCGAGGAAATTCAGGCTCCGCACCAGCGCATTGCAGCTGCGGGGACGGTTCGTGGCCTGTTTTCGGGGTGTACCTTCAAGCTGGAGGGCTTCCCGCGCGAGGACCAGAACCAGGAATATCTGGTGCTCAGCGCCGAATACAAACTGTTCGATCCGGGATATCGAAGCGGCGTCGAGACAGAGGGAGAGAACTTCCAGGTGGTTTTGGGTGTGGCGCCGACCACTTTGCCCTATCGTCCACCGCGGATTACGCCAAGACCGATCATGCGCGGGCCGCAAACTGCTACGGTTGTCGGGCCGTCCGGAGAGGAGATTTTCACCGACGAATATGCGCGGGTGAAAGTCCAGTTCCACTGGGATCGTAAAGGCAAGAAGGACCAGAACAGTTCCTGCTTTGTGCGCGTATCGCAAAGCTGGGCCGGCAGCGGCTGGGGCTTCATCCAGATACCGCGCATTGGCCAGGAGGTAATCGTTGACTTCATCGAGGGCGATCCAGACTTGCCGATCATCACCGGACGAGTCTACAACGCAGCGCAGATGCCGCCCTACGGACTGCCGGGCAGCGCCACGCAATCCGGCTGGAAGTCGAACTCCTCGCTCGGCGGCGGCGGCTATAACGAGCTGATGTTCGAGGACAAGGCCGGCTCCGAACTGGTCAACTTCCAGGCGCAGAAGGACCACAACCTTCTGATCAAGAACGACCGGACCAAGCTCGTCCAGCACGACCAGTCCGACCGCATCGACCACGACGCCAAGCACTCGGTCGGCCACAACCTCGACGAGGACGTCGGCAACAACAAGACCGTCAAGGTCGGCGTCGACCAGACGACGAACATCGGCTCGAACGACGCCGAAACGGTGGGCAAGAACCGCTCGCTGACGGTGGGATCGAGTGAGACGATCAGCATCGGCTCGAGTTCGACAGAGACGATCGGCATGAATCACACCCAGACGGTGGCGCTGCTTCAAACAATCACGGTGGGCGCGGCGCGCATCGACTCCGTCGGCGCGGCGGAGCAACGCAGCGTAGGCGGACTCCAATCGAATGATATCGGCGCGACTCGGTCCGTCAGTGTCGGCTTGAGCCAAAGTCACAGCGTCGGCACCAGCGACAGTTGGGAGGTAGGCGCAGGACAAAGTATCGAGATTGGTGCCGACCAAGGCATCAAGGTTGGGGGAGATCAAGCTTCTCAGATTGCTGGCGGTAGGGTCGCTAAGGTCGGAAAAGATGCCGCAACTGATATTGGCGGTGCCTATGCGCTGAACATTGCGAAGGCAAGCGGCGTAACCGTCGGCGAGGACAGTTCTCAGAAAGTCGGGAAGAATCTGCTTATAGATGCTGGCGATCAAATTACTATCAAGTGCGGCAGGTCTTCAATTATAATGAAGAAAGACGGTTCCGTGGAGATCAGCGGCAAGGACATCACTGTTAAGGCGAGTGGCAAAATCAACGCCAAGGCGTCCAGCGACATAGTGATGAAGGGGTCAGCGATTAAGCAAAACTGA
- a CDS encoding DUF4150 domain-containing protein — translation MTVFANGREISAEAQGCKVIAAFPDTCFTPPENPATPPGVPVPYPDFGVDSDLTSGSGSVKIGNKPISQENSSHYKKCTGDEAGAAAKKGLITSQNRGKIYAQAWSADVKVESKGVARLGDMATSNHASNTGDTPTMVIVGTPGPPPPPPHNKCQLTTYNPNDCPEGETPHHLIGDAQFKPPGDGAPYYNGCQNLTHASGLCICLQGMVKTSTIPDSEIEGLGLDPNRTAGGSQMRVSGMGDRRQNQAFMNATRQNTGRTASMFPGWAGASPYDMTLGEHGRFHEQYDNIVGAIGAGNTPENTITLDQSADVAADLCCRMHGCDPEDIKKQITDHYGNMGIPPETRLRSGIENSRNPATQPAPGTPMGIVP, via the coding sequence ATGACGGTCTTCGCAAACGGGCGAGAAATTTCGGCGGAAGCCCAAGGATGCAAGGTCATTGCCGCATTTCCCGACACATGCTTCACCCCGCCCGAAAATCCTGCAACGCCCCCGGGTGTACCCGTCCCATATCCTGATTTTGGGGTCGATTCCGATCTCACCTCAGGTAGCGGAAGTGTTAAGATCGGGAACAAGCCGATCAGCCAGGAAAATAGCAGCCACTACAAGAAATGCACCGGCGATGAGGCCGGAGCGGCAGCCAAGAAGGGGCTGATCACTTCACAAAACCGGGGGAAAATTTACGCCCAAGCCTGGTCGGCGGACGTGAAAGTCGAGAGCAAGGGCGTCGCGCGGTTGGGTGACATGGCCACCAGCAATCATGCAAGCAATACGGGCGACACACCTACCATGGTGATCGTCGGTACTCCCGGGCCACCGCCGCCGCCGCCGCATAACAAGTGCCAGCTAACCACATACAATCCGAACGATTGTCCCGAAGGCGAAACCCCACACCACTTGATTGGTGACGCTCAGTTCAAGCCGCCTGGCGACGGTGCGCCATATTACAACGGTTGCCAGAATTTGACCCATGCCAGCGGACTTTGCATTTGTCTGCAGGGCATGGTGAAGACTTCTACTATTCCTGACTCAGAGATCGAGGGTTTGGGGCTTGATCCGAATCGCACTGCGGGGGGATCGCAGATGCGCGTCAGCGGAATGGGTGACCGTCGGCAGAACCAGGCGTTTATGAATGCGACTCGCCAAAACACGGGCCGCACTGCGTCGATGTTTCCTGGCTGGGCCGGAGCGTCGCCCTACGATATGACTTTGGGCGAACACGGTCGGTTCCACGAGCAGTACGACAACATCGTCGGTGCAATTGGTGCGGGTAATACCCCGGAGAACACGATAACACTTGACCAAAGCGCGGATGTGGCGGCAGACCTATGCTGTAGGATGCACGGTTGCGATCCGGAAGACATCAAGAAGCAGATCACTGATCATTATGGGAACATGGGCATTCCCCCAGAGACACGCCTTCGGTCGGGCATCGAGAATTCCCGGAACCCCGCCACACAGCCTGCGCCCGGCACACCAATGGGCATAGTACCGTGA
- a CDS encoding DUF6484 domain-containing protein, whose product MIDNLSRIDGVVIGVLIGFGENGPLVVYAGNPSPMAQTARSLSALTLTMVGTEVALLFEEGDPERPLIIGPVVDPHVSNAAPMVSRDGETVRIAADKRIELRCGKAVIIMESDGRIVVRGTHLTSHASATNRIRGGTVNLN is encoded by the coding sequence ATGATCGACAATTTATCACGAATCGACGGTGTGGTAATCGGGGTCCTTATTGGGTTTGGCGAAAATGGGCCGCTTGTGGTCTACGCCGGAAATCCAAGTCCGATGGCCCAGACGGCGCGAAGTCTTTCTGCTTTGACTTTAACGATGGTCGGCACCGAAGTGGCGCTTTTGTTCGAAGAAGGTGACCCGGAAAGACCATTGATCATCGGCCCCGTTGTCGATCCTCATGTATCGAATGCGGCGCCGATGGTCTCTCGCGATGGCGAGACTGTGCGCATCGCCGCCGACAAACGCATAGAACTGCGCTGCGGCAAGGCGGTTATAATCATGGAGAGCGATGGGAGGATTGTAGTCAGGGGAACCCACCTTACTAGCCACGCCAGCGCGACGAACCGAATTCGCGGCGGAACAGTGAATCTTAATTGA